From a region of the Pristis pectinata isolate sPriPec2 chromosome 2, sPriPec2.1.pri, whole genome shotgun sequence genome:
- the LOC127587330 gene encoding uncharacterized protein LOC127587330: MGNGGLRISKVSTSRGLVFFISFAENTSPNPTTEPATQPIMNRTTEIIVLSTVIPLLVVLGLAGLLIWLYLCTQSKRVNFSRASTRRVNTTPPDIQNKYSTHVVNCSAEQFSSSEALPTCHVNNALYAQQNYENVMIDPTNQAVECTTKPACEPFAASEQNEVLQAMDFDDHIYENNPLASNSAVYCNYTDLAGFEEDDTYIIPSE; this comes from the coding sequence GTATCTACCTCAAGAGGTttagttttctttatttcctttgcaGAAAATACAAGTCCCAATCCTACTACTGAACCAGCTACACAACCCATTATGAACAGGACAACAGAAATTATTGTTCTATCAACAGTCATCCCCTTACTGGTGGTGCTTGGTTTAGCTGGATTACTGATCTGGCTTTATCTATGTACTCAATCAAAGCGTGTTAACTTCTCCAGAGCAAGTACCAGAAGGGTGAATACAACACCACCAGATATTCAAAACAAGTATAGTACTCACGTGGTGAATTGTTCTGCCGAGCAGTTTTCTAGTTCGGAAGCTCTGCCAACCTGCCATGTCAATAATGCACTATATGCTcaacaaaattatgaaaatgtCATGATAGACCCCACTAACCAAGCTGTAGAATGTACAACAAAACCAGCTTGTGAACCATTTGCAGCTTCCGAGCAGAATGAGGTTTTACAGGCCATGGATTTTGATGATCACATTTATGAAAATAATCCATTAGCAAGTAACTCTGCTGTGTACTGTAATTATACAGACCTGGCCGGTTTTGAAGAAGATGATACTTACATTATACCAAGTGAATAG